Part of the Crossiella cryophila genome, CATCATCGAACACGGCGCCCAGGCCGGCCTGGCGATCTCCTCCACCCGCCTCGGCGTGACCGAGGCGGACATGCGAGCCGTGTCCGCCGCCGCCTACGACCGCGCCTACCGCCCAGCCGACGGCGCCCGCCAGCTGGCCGCGATCTGGTCCGCCCCACCCCGGACCGAAGCCCTGGCCGGCATCGACATCCCCACCCTGGTGATCCACGGCGTCGACGACCCCCTGATCGACGTCAGCGGCGGAAAGGCCACCGCCGCCGCCATCCCCGGCGCCACCCTCACCCTCATCCCCGACCTGCGCCACGACCTACCCCGCCCGATCTGGCCGCGACTGGTCGAAGAGGTCACCCAGAACACCCGCCGCTAACCCAGAGCCGCCCACCCCAGGTACTCCGGCGGCACCCCATCCGTCAGCCACACCCCATTCGCGCTGACGTAGAACACCCGCCCATCGGCCACCATCCGGGCCGCGTCCACCCGCAACACCACGGGCTTGCCCCGCCGCGCCCCCACCCGCACCGCGGTCTCCTCGGTGGCGGACAGGTGCACGTGATGCCGTCGCATCGGCCGCAACCCCTCCCGCCGAATGGCCGACAACGCGGCCGCCACGGTCCCGTGGAAGAGCAGCGGTGGCGGAACCGCCACCGGCAGCGCCAGCTCGACCGCCACCGAATGCCCCTGACTGGCCCGGATCAACATCCCGGTGTCGTCAAAGGCAAACCGCCGCTTGTCATTCCGCGCGACAACTTCGTCCAGCTCATCCCGGCTGACCCGGAACCCGTGCCGGGCCAGCGCGGTGAGCAACTCCTCGACGGAAACCCAGCCCCCGTCGGCCAACTCCAGCCCGATCTCCCCTGGCGCGTGCCGCAGGTGCCGCGACAGTCGCTTGGACACCCGAACCATCTGCTTCTCATTCATGTCCGGACAAGTGAACCGCGTGACCCCGTCAACCACCCACAGATTTATCCCGCCGACTGACCGGAAGTTGCAGGCATATCGGGATATATAAGGAGCCCTCCCAAACCAAGTCCCCGCCTGACACGATCGGGTAATTCGGCTCTCCCACCCCACGGGAGCCGCGCACCCCGCCACCACCCCCCGACGAGGAGAGCCCCGTGCCCATGCCCGTCCAGGACCGCATCGAGTTCCTGGCCGCTCCCCGAGTCGCCATTCTTGCCGTGACCAGGGAAAACCGCGGTCCCCTCGCCGTCCCGGTCTGGTATGACTTCCGGGACGGCGAGGTACTGGTCTGGACCCGGTCCAGCTCCCGCAAAGCACTCCTGATCCGCAAAGCCGGCCGCTTCACCCTGGCTGTGCAACACCCGGAACCGCCCTACGGCTACGTCACCGTCGAAGGCCCCGTGACAACCTGGCAACCGGATCCGGCCCGCGCCGACCTGGTCCGCCTGACCACCCGCTACCTACCGGCGGATGCGGCGGCCCGCTTCGTCGACAACACCCGGACCCCGGACGCGGTCCTGCTCGGAATGCGCCCGGAGTCCTGGATCAGCGGCTCCCCAGCCAGTTGAGCCCGTCGATGATGAACTTGTTCTGGGTCTCACTGGCGAATGTCGAGGACAACGGCCGGTTATTGGGGTAGTCCATCGCGTTGTGCCCGAAGTTGGCGTACAGCACCCGATAGTTCTTGTTGGTCCAGATAATCGGGTAGTACCCCGACCGCCAGGTCTGGTTCGGATCGGTCCCCAACGGGAAGCTGGACGGATCAACCGAAGCCAGAATCTGGATGTTCGGATTCTGCCGGAGGTCATTCGTCCAGCTGTACCATTCACTCACCGCCGAGGTGAACACCGAAGGCAGCCCGGCAGTGGCCGGATGCGACCGATTCTCCACCTTCAACTTGGCCGTGGTCG contains:
- a CDS encoding RNA 2'-phosphotransferase, whose amino-acid sequence is MNEKQMVRVSKRLSRHLRHAPGEIGLELADGGWVSVEELLTALARHGFRVSRDELDEVVARNDKRRFAFDDTGMLIRASQGHSVAVELALPVAVPPPLLFHGTVAAALSAIRREGLRPMRRHHVHLSATEETAVRVGARRGKPVVLRVDAARMVADGRVFYVSANGVWLTDGVPPEYLGWAALG
- a CDS encoding pyridoxamine 5'-phosphate oxidase family protein; the protein is MPVQDRIEFLAAPRVAILAVTRENRGPLAVPVWYDFRDGEVLVWTRSSSRKALLIRKAGRFTLAVQHPEPPYGYVTVEGPVTTWQPDPARADLVRLTTRYLPADAAARFVDNTRTPDAVLLGMRPESWISGSPAS